The stretch of DNA CGTCTAGCTGCTCGGGAAAGGACAAAAACCCAGTCCCCCTTTAGCACTCTATTCAGGATGACCCGAGCCAGTTCTAGGTTCTAGTTCTTACACAGATAAATCATCATAATAGTCACATTTCAGTTGGTGCAATGTATGCACATAGTATGACCAGGACCACCAGGGCAAtggctatttatttatgtcaacTTTGTTTTGTACAGAGTTATATATAAGTACTAACTACTAACTTTACATATAAATTTTCCTGGATGCGGGATGTGTTTATGCTTTCAGAGGTTGCAATATCAGCAGATTCCAAttcataggatttttattttttaacacagCAAAATCAGCAATCAGCTGCAGCCAAAAAAGATCCCTGCCACTGCTGGTGTGTAGGCTAACGCCGAAGTAAGCACTGGCATAAATTATTTGCCTTGTTACCAAGGGCAACCTTCATAAATAGTCCATAGCGTTATGCaacatatatgtacatttgtgatagttttaaacattaaatgaCAGTCAAAATGACTGACAactttgttatacccttgcagagggtattatgatttcagtcagaagtttgcaacgcagtgaaggagacgtttccgaccccataaagtatatatattcttgatcagcatcactagacgagtcgatctagccatgtctctcagttttctttctattgcaggtagtatataagtcggaacgagtcggatcagacaactatatcatataggtcTCATAgaaacaatcgggaaaaaaatttaaaaaaaataatattttgggtgtttttgaacctataacattctacttttggaaatgtcattttttgtctaattctgaatttcgaataaaatttttttaaaatcggacgactatatcatatagctgccataggaacgatcggaaaatttatgggaatataataggaaataaattattgcttcgttggtttttattgtattctcttctactctaggatataactcttttcaaatattttcgaatttcgattttaattttatcaaaatcgaactactatatcatatagctgccattgaaacgaacgcaaaattaatgagaaataataggaaaattaacatttttgcgatttgtaaattaataggaattatctgcaagggtatataagcttcggctggccgaagctagctttctttcttgtttttaaaataaggatAGAAAGAAAGAGTGAAAGTTTTGTACTATATACTACAAATTAGTGTTTAGTGGGATTAAGTTTTGTAAGCATCATCCATAATTGCTGGCGAGATGTTATAACGATGACTGGCAGAATTGGTAGGTCAAGTATGCAGTCGCcgaacttttttttggtttaattttatattctaAGATGTGGCCGCATGCGCTTTTTATTATGGTTTTACTTTTGTTaagaatttcttttaaattatcaCTATTATATTAAAAGCTATGAAGTTCTTTATGATTATGGCAGTCATGTTTACAACactgtatttgtattttttttagtttctcaGGGTGTTACCTCAACTGTTAAACTGAGATTGGAAATATGATCGtacagatttataaaatttacagTTTTCCACTTGAAAACTGGAGGGCAATGGCTCCAAATCTAGCGTTGCCAACCGTGTTAGTCAAAGCTACCCCTCCCAAAATATGAAAGTCCTGACAAGattacatacataaaataacCTAACGTTTTGACTATTACTTTTTAAGTACCCTTACGTTTTTTATATTACGTTTTGATTGAACTTACGTTATTGCAAATAAAGCCGCTGATCACCAAAAACCCGATAACATTTTCCGATCGCCTCAGTGTGGCCGCATGCGGTTTAAGAAGAAACCATCGTTATTGCTATCGATTTATAGCGGGCTTGTCAGTCAAATTCAAAATCTTtacctttaaattaattagagTTCACGCCTTAAACTCGTGCTAATTAAGGTGCTTGAATTGCAAGGGGCCGGTGGAAAATCCCCTCATCACTCATTCATACCCAGTGACGTGGGATGCAATAATCTCCCTTTGTTGCATGGGCCCAAGATTGATGGGCCCGTCCTGAAAGGCCGGACAAGCCAGTTGCAGGCGAAATTACACCGAATTGTAATTGCCAAAACTCGCCAAATTCTAATGGCCGGGGCATTGAGAGTGCGTTTTGAACCCGCCAAACCGGATTGCTCCCATTGTATTTCCATTGTTCGGCATTAACTCGGTGGATGTGGGTTAATAAGGCTTTCGCGTGTTAAATATGGGTGCGAGGTGAGTGAAGCTCGCGACAAGGAACTGGTGGCTGGCCGAGATGCGACTTTCGTTATTACCATAACCAACCGGTTCCTGGCTTTGTGCAGAGATCCCCATTCCCATcgccatccccatccccacaATTCAGAATTAATACGTTCGTAACAATGATAATCATCATGCGGTTTATTACTCTCAAGAATCTCTATTTGATCTTACGGCTAATGCAcgcgaataaataaaattaaagaaaacttaAACGAATACGATACGAATTGCATTAAAGCTCAAAGTGCACTCAAGAAAACTCCTCGAAAGGCTACAAAACTAGAAGGCTCATTCGTTCACTATCTATCACATTCACTCTGTCGCACTCACACAAGGACTTAGGTCTAGGTCTGGGCAACCTCTGGCCAGGATCTTACGCCTGCTGCTGGCGGAACAGACGCCTCTGCACCTGATGCGGTGGCTGGAGGTCGCGCTGCAGCACGGAGGCGAAGTGCTGCTGCTTCAGGGCGCTGATGGTGGCGATCTTGCGATGCCTGTTGGGTGGCTGGGCGGCGGCCAGGCCCAGGCGGAAGTAGGGCAGATCCTCGTCACGGGGCAGCGGCATCCGCTTGTCCTCCTCCACGGGCGATCCATCGGGACGCACTCGGATCACCAGGGGTCCGGTGAGGAAGCTCTTGGGCGGCTCTCCCGTCAGAGCGGCGGCCATGGGCAGCTCACTGCTGGCGGATGGATAGCCGTAggccatgtccatgtccatgGCGTACTTGTGCTTCTGCTCGCCGCTCTCGAAGATCGGATTGGAGCCGGAACTGGAGCTGGGCATCGTGTGGGGCAACTGCTGGCGGGTCAGGATGATCAGAGAGGAGGCGGGCGGCGTGGGCAAGGGCTGCTGGAGCGGCTGGCGGGTGGTCACCAGGCTGGCTCCGCTCGGATGGTCTCGCAAAAATTGCGACCAGACTGCGGAAGAGAAGAGCAGTTGAAAATCGAGTTAGAGATCTGGAAATCACGTCTAGCACGTCGCGGCTGCGCTTTGCGGAAGTTCTGACGCGGAAATCGATCGATCTCCCACGCAGATAGATGGCTAGATGACTTACTCAGCTCGTTGGCATCGCGCTGATACGGATCGAGTGCCTCCAGTTGGGCGTCGGAGAGCGTCTGCAGCTTGGCGGAACCGTAGCCGAGTAGATTGTGCTTGCACTGGTTCACCGGGAGACCCCCTACGGCGGCAGTCGACTTGCAGTGCACGCTAACTAGCTGGGCGAACGTGGAGTAAAGATGGGACATCTGCAcagaaacaaagaaaaatggttattatattttacattttattttattataaaagttcccaaacatttttcaaatccgaAATGAGATAATCATTCCACTTTCCTTAGCAAAAGCTTTCGAAAACATGACTCACGACAAACCcacttaaaaaccaaataggGTAGTgactttgattgaaaatttGATTCCCAATGAGAAGATGTTTTGAGTACCACATCCatcattcttaatttttaggcCCTACTAAAGATGTGATGGTGATCTAAAACCAAATCTTTAGATTAAATAAActattcaattgttttaaccagtcttaaatgaaatttgtaATACGATCTTTCTACAGTTCTAAAATCAGGATACCTCAAACGAACTTCAGATAGTAAGATTACAGCCCATTATCGTGGaaatatcaaacatttttataacccCCGAAGAAAGTTGGACGCAATAATTTTTCGCTGTGCCGAAGAGTCATGGGACCGCCACTGAATGGTGAACAAAGGGCAGAGGTGGAGCTACCTGGTAGCACTTAGTGGGTGGATTTCGCAAGGTGCGTGTGTCAGCGGGGAGATGATTGCACTTTCGTTGCACAAACGAAATGCATTTCGACAGCGCAACCCGGCCGTTGAGCAACTGCCTCCCAGGGCGCGAGTTTGATGGTctggtatatggtatatggtatcTGAGTATCTAACTATCTGGTATGTGCCCCAGTTCGGATGGGTATGGGTTTACGGTTCAGCGgccaaagcagcagcagctcattGTCTATTCTCCGTGGCCAGCGGAGCGTTGAATGGACTTTTAATTAGCGCCGAATGTTCTACGGAGGTGACACATCTGTAGCTTTAGTGGAATTTCTCTGCTCATAGGTGACGTCAATCCGATCGGTTCGGCTACTCCGATGCTAATCTAGTGATAATAAAGAGCAGAAACTCCCCAGAAATTCCAAATCCGGCACTTCTCACGATTCGACGccagacaaacaaacaaatggcgAGTGGAAGAGCAAACAGCAGAACAAAGAAAGTTCTGTATATAGGGGAAACTGGGCCATATTATTGGGCCCAGAGAGAGGGATCTGGTTCGTAACCCTCCTTCTAGAAATATACACCCTTGATCTGCTTATAGCGAGCTTGAAAAGAGCTGAAAATCCGGCGAAGAGCTTCATTTGCATTGGCTCAACTTTGgcgttttacaattttacgcTGTTTGCATAATGCATCTGGTGGATTCGGTGGATCGGTGGATCGGTGGATTTGGTGGGGCCAAAGTTGGGTCGGTCGGTTGGCTCACATTACCAATTACCGTTACCCACTCAGCCAGGCCGCTCAAACGTGTGCAAACTGTGAAATGCAATTGATACTATCGCCTCAcccctttttttgtgtgtgcttttatttaaatatttgtatggcAAAGGATTAGTTTGacaaagtaaaaccaatttgTTCGCTTGTGTGCattcttttgttttcattcCAGCCCTACAGTTATGAAACTCACTGTAAGCTACGTCAGCAGTGCCTTATCTGATTCGAATAACTCTGTCGGGATTTTATGGTCCAGGCCCTGgcacaattaaataattagcCAGAGTCAGAactgaaaattcaaaaaaaaatattttaatatatgtctAAATTATTTATGGCTCAGTGggcaaaaattcgaaaaagccTTTGCGGGAGTTGTCAAAGTCACGTACTTAATTTGCTTATATAATATACGCAAGCTCGTATTTATAAAGATATGTAGATTTGAGATCGTCGGGGACAGGTTGTAATTCATTAGCCTTCCAGCTAAGTGACTAAGCTGACTTCGATCGCACTCAATGAAAGCCTAGCTTATAGACACACTGATCTTGGCACCAAACGTATCTGATCTTATCGTATACTTCCTTGTGAGCATGAGAAACCCCCGAAAAGCGATGACCATTAAGCTGTCTCGTCGTCGGTCGCTTCCCGAACCACAAATATGGGCGTACCTCCGTAATACCCCTGCCCTATAGCCACACCACATGCCATCCCCAACGGATCGGCGGTTCAATAACCTGTTGATATGCGCAGGTTACATTATGAAACATCGAAATTGCCAACAAAAGAAATCAACAAAAAGCAGCCACGAAAATGAAACATTTCAtaacatacaaaataaaaagcagcGAGACACCGTAATGACTCCGGTTCGATTAGGTATCGTCTgggaaaaaagggttccgatgCGGGTTTCCATTGCCCCCTCAAGCCCCAGCCCCCCAAACTATATATATCCCAACATATTTTACGTAAATACGTAAAAAAGTAATGCgaacataatttatttattgaagttCGAACCGCAAACCGGCTAAACGCGTTTGCACCCATAAAAACATAaagggcaacaacaaaaaattgtttatttttgcaatCGAAAATCGAAAGCGCTCAAATAGCTGCGATCACTTAGGCGAAGCGGTAAAAAATCACCTCGAAACAGGAAGCTGAAACATCTTCTATAAATAAGTGATCGTTAGGAATTTACATTAATTGCAAATGCGACTGGGTATCATCAATATCCGAGTCCCAGTCCCAGTCCAGTAAAATCGCAAATtgcgtttctatttttcggCACTTAATTgcctttttagaaattattttctcatTTCAGACTCGGACTCGAACTCGTGTGGGGTGCCGGATGCGGCTTTCAATCACTTCTGGCCGGGCTTTTTGGGATCGGGTTACATTATTCTCCCGAGCTCTATTGTCTGCGATCTGCGATCTGCGGGTTTTTAAGGCGCAGTTCGCGTGCTTAGCGGTCAAACGATTCAGTTCAGACTGATGCGCTGCCAGCAAAGGCAAAAAGATCTAATGACTGGCAAattgctatatataaattaaagtcCATCGGCTAATTAATAAGCGGTCCgagaaacaaaaaccaaacagcTTTGGCCGGGAGTTCATtaaccaaaaaacacaaaaaataaacagaaaatgCGGAGAAAATTGCCACAACGTTGTCACGCTTTGTTGCACAAACATTTGTgcagaaaagtgaaaagcttttagtttttgttttttgctggCAATTTACAGCACTTGCGAATGTAAATTGAAACTGTTGTTTCtcataaatggaaattaatgttTGCGCTGTGCTCGAATGAACTCGGTGGTTATTTTTGGGGGATTGGCTGACTAATCGCTGATACATAGATCGAAATACCCGAAGCCCCCGCAACTATAACCTTTTCGCTTCATGAGTTGTGAAACCAGATTGCAGATATAATTTTGGCAACGCTTATGAGACGCTCCTCTCGAACGCTCTCGAAAGCAAGTGGCTGGTCTAGAGTTAGACCGGTATTCCCAGGCCAGACACTATACTATGTCTATATAAATCTACATCCATTATAATCCTCGCCAGACTCTGATAACGCCCAATGTCAAGATCGCACTCCGCCAGGCGTCTATTTATGCCAAGGACCGTTCTTCTTCAGCTTTTTTGGCTCGAGTATTTATTGTGTTATGTTGGTTACGATGCCAATCGCGGTACAGTTATGCAAATGAGCCACCGAATACCGCTCACCGACAATGGACCAGTCTTGTCAACCATTCATATTCATTTTCATctccttttgttttatttttgccttttgctACAGAGtgaaacccaaaaaaacagaagcggGCAAAGCGCCGTTAATATGCGAACTCATTGAAGTTATCACAACATCACCATATCACCATATCACCATATCAATATCAATATCGTTATTAATAACGATTATGCTCGGCTGATCAAGTATTCAGCGCTGCGCTAGATTCGATAGACTCAACAGATTCGACAGATGCGCAATGCCAAGGACAATTGCCGTATGTAAGTGGAGTAAGCGGGTAAACGAGGCGTATGCGCAACCTGCAGCTGGCGCACGCGGCGCATGCGCAATATGCTTTCAGTTTTCTCTTACCTTTTCGTTGCGGGTCAAAAACTCCCAGATGGGAATCGCCGATGACGAGCTGATTTGCATGTGGAAGGCGCCCAGCAGGCAGCAGGCCAAGATTACTTTCGCCGCAGTCATTTCTGTGTAGTTCGGACGAAAAGTTCAGGGAATCCGTGTGCTTCGTGATCCGTGTTCCGTGGGTCAATTGCACGCTTCGGTTGTGTAACCTTTGTGCGGcgactttcttttttttagggcCCGATAAAAACGCTTTTGTGGCCGCTTGATGGATTATCACTTGGTTTTTTGGTCTGGGCCTTTCTTCTGCTGTCCGACGCACTTAATTGAATTAAGCCAAACAACGAGCGTGGCCAATTTGTATTATCGCTGTTTTTGGGCGTACGTGTGAGCTGCGTCTGTCTGTCGGCTTGAAACGCAAAAGCTTGTTTCACACTTGGGTTTCTGGGCAAGATCGGGGGAGCGGTTTTGGGAGCGGAGGCGCCTACAAGTCGATCACGAAAACGGCGAATTCCGAGCGAAACGGAAGCAGAGCGAACTGAGTGTTGAACAACCGATCGCGGCGATGTCTGTGAGTCGTCTTCGGACGCCGCTGGCTCGGCACACGTATTTAAGCTCTGAGAGCAGCTTAGGCGGCCGGGAGAGCGAAAGCGAGAGCGGGAGAGGGAGCCCCCCAGAGTGAGCAGGGGCGTCGGAGAATCGGAAACTTCATAGAACGGGCTTTCACATAGTCACTAAGCCAAAGAAAGTAGGTGAGGGGATGTCCGTTTCATACGTCATCATGTATCTTTCAACGCCTCTGCcccatttaaaattctttttttatacaGAAGAAGCAAACGATCCCTAGCACCAGCAAAAAAAGGATAACTCAACGATTGGGTATTTGGGTCTTTTTAGTCCTTTTTTAGactttataaacttttttccaAGTCTTACAATTTGAAACCATTTTTATAGATATGTAAACATTAGTATTGCACCGACATTACGTTAAGATCCTAACCCCCTTGCATGTTTTTCGTGGTTAAGACGCTGGATCCTCCCAGCAAACTTGTTCTACGCTTGTACTGGAAatagaaattgaaaaacaaagtaaacaatcgaaaaaggccaaaaacaataacaacgagAGAGGCAttgcaaaaatttcaaagtcaAGTTTGCGTCGTCATCGAGTCTGAGTTTGTTGTTTCTTGGTTTTGGAGTCTCTTAGCCCGGCTTGTAACTTACGATTGTTTATGGGCCGCGGGAATTACTGAATTGTTGCGAATTCTGGTCAACATCGGCATGTCGCGTATTTAACAGCGGCCTgctaattaaacaaaatatacatatcAAATTCTAAAATGCTACGGCGCCATGATCCTGTTTGTGTATTCAATTCGCGGGCAGATCGCTTAATTGAATTAACCGGTAAAAGTGGGTAAAAGGGAGCAGAAGAATGCGATCGCTGGAAATTCCTAACATCAGCGGGCCCCATAAATTTGATAAGACTCCATTGAGTCATCCGCCTCCCGCGGAGGAAGGAGAGCGAAGTGGAGCGAAAGCCGTTAGGTTGTTGACTCGACAGATTACAATGCGAAGTGGAGTGGACCTGGTCGAAGAAGCGCCGTTAATGCGCTGATCCCATTCAATCCTCCTTCCGGGACGGCGATAATGACAGGCTCCGCTCCAGCTATATCGTCAACTGGGATTCTCGACTTTCTCTTGTCATCCCCAAAATTGATATcaattttgtataattaagaaaaatatttgctgAAATGACATTATGGAAGACAGGGAGAGTAGCATACTacaattattatatatatattactaCAATTATTCTAGGATCAAAGAGGATCAAGATAATGAGACCTTAAGCTTCTCGGGGAATATGTATTTCATTCCGGTTTCCAGGTCTTCACTAAATCCATAAAGTAGTAAAAATTGCTTTGTCCATTTTTAAGGATCTGGAtctgaatatatttatatttctgatATATTACAAATAAGCTCAATTACGTTTTCATATTCTTTGGTTTGTCGAGTATAAAAACCAATAGCATAATGTAGAATTGGGTCAAGATACTTCCTCACAGGGTGTTGTACCTCAGGAAGTTGCGATCGATGCGATTTCCCCCACCATAAAGATCCTGATCCTCGTTGTTTTTGTACATCATGAAGGCCGGGTTCTGTTCGTCGCCGAAGATGGGCACAAAGCTGCCGAAGCTGAGGGTCTGCTTGAGGTGCTGATCCGGACGACGGCCCAGTTGGATGACCTTGCTGTACAGATCAAGGTCGGCCTGGAGGGCCCGATCGAAGTCCTTCCAGTGGACGAACTTCACCTGCTCGCTCGGGATGGCGTTGTTGTCCAGCAACTCCAGGAGGGTATTGGAGTTGACGGGCTGCACCACGTTGAGTTCCTGATCCTTTGCTGCGGACTCACCGGATGGCAGACGCCGCTTGCTGGGAGAGGTATCCAGATTCCAGAGCCAGGCCAACAGAGGAGTTACAGAGCTCTGGAATTAGTTTGAAGGCTTACGAAAGTCCTTGATGACAGATTATTCCCCGAACTCACCTGCTCACTGCGTCCTATGCGGGGAATGGTCTTCAGGTTCTTCATGGCAAAGCTCTCGCCTCGTTTGCCCAGCCGCGGCACGTTCTTGGTGATCTTCAGGAAGAATCCCGGACTATCATCTCCCTGGCTGACGGCCACCAGAGCCACCAGGAGCGATACAGCCAGAACAGTAAGGAACCTCATTCTGATGGAGCTCTAGCTTCTCCTGACTCCTACTTTAAAATCGATGGCCTTATATACAACAGAG from Drosophila takahashii strain IR98-3 E-12201 chromosome 2R, DtakHiC1v2, whole genome shotgun sequence encodes:
- the Reg-5 gene encoding rhythmically expressed gene 5 protein, giving the protein MTAAKVILACCLLGAFHMQISSSSAIPIWEFLTRNEKMSHLYSTFAQLVSVHCKSTAAVGGLPVNQCKHNLLGYGSAKLQTLSDAQLEALDPYQRDANELIWSQFLRDHPSGASLVTTRQPLQQPLPTPPASSLIILTRQQLPHTMPSSSSGSNPIFESGEQKHKYAMDMDMAYGYPSASSELPMAAALTGEPPKSFLTGPLVIRVRPDGSPVEEDKRMPLPRDEDLPYFRLGLAAAQPPNRHRKIATISALKQQHFASVLQRDLQPPHQVQRRLFRQQQA
- the ETH gene encoding uncharacterized protein ETH, which encodes MRFLTVLAVSLLVALVAVSQGDDSPGFFLKITKNVPRLGKRGESFAMKNLKTIPRIGRSEQSSVTPLLAWLWNLDTSPSKRRLPSGESAAKDQELNVVQPVNSNTLLELLDNNAIPSEQVKFVHWKDFDRALQADLDLYSKVIQLGRRPDQHLKQTLSFGSFVPIFGDEQNPAFMMYKNNEDQDLYGGGNRIDRNFLRYNTL